The following proteins are co-located in the Brachybacterium sacelli genome:
- the sigJ gene encoding RNA polymerase sigma factor SigJ, whose product MTVPLKDLDHFEAARYHLGAVAYRLLGSPVDAEDAVQETYLRWAAANRDDIEVPRAWLTRVLTHHCLDQLTSARARREEYVGQWLPEPLLDGDPLLGPAETVEQRDSVSLAMLGLLEDLAPQERAVFVLKEAFGYPHAEIAETLGTTVAGSQQAFARARRRLREGEPRAEATPESSREVVEAFLNAAAGGDLEQLVGMLSENAVSIADGGGKVPAARRPIIGAEKIATLLRGAFRPTPAKRNFLGGPLELYADLVNGSPALLASSGGRLVGVIVLERADGRIRDIRIQANPGKLVRLEQRWRASNPGEPLSSAW is encoded by the coding sequence GTGACGGTTCCGCTGAAGGATCTCGACCATTTCGAAGCTGCGAGGTACCACCTGGGTGCCGTCGCCTACCGGTTGCTGGGCTCGCCCGTTGACGCCGAGGACGCCGTCCAGGAGACCTACCTGCGCTGGGCCGCCGCGAACAGGGACGACATCGAGGTTCCCAGAGCCTGGCTGACCCGGGTGCTCACCCACCATTGCCTCGACCAGCTCACCTCCGCTCGGGCCCGGCGCGAGGAGTACGTCGGCCAGTGGCTGCCCGAGCCTCTGCTGGACGGGGACCCGCTGCTGGGCCCCGCCGAGACCGTGGAGCAGCGCGACTCCGTCTCGCTCGCGATGCTCGGACTGCTCGAGGACCTGGCACCGCAGGAGCGGGCCGTCTTCGTGCTCAAGGAGGCGTTCGGCTACCCGCATGCCGAGATCGCGGAGACCCTCGGGACCACCGTGGCCGGCAGTCAGCAGGCCTTCGCGCGCGCGAGACGCCGACTGCGGGAGGGCGAGCCCCGCGCCGAGGCCACCCCCGAGTCCTCGCGGGAGGTCGTCGAGGCGTTCCTGAACGCCGCCGCGGGCGGCGACCTCGAGCAGCTCGTCGGGATGCTCAGCGAGAACGCGGTGAGCATCGCCGACGGCGGCGGGAAGGTGCCGGCGGCCCGCAGGCCGATCATCGGCGCCGAGAAGATCGCGACCCTCCTGCGTGGTGCCTTCCGGCCCACACCCGCCAAGCGCAACTTCCTCGGGGGCCCGCTCGAGCTCTACGCCGACCTCGTCAACGGATCCCCGGCCCTGCTCGCCAGTTCCGGCGGCCGCCTGGTCGGGGTGATCGTCCTGGAGAGGGCCGACGGCCGGATCCGCGACATCCGCATCCAGGCCAACCCCGGCAAGCTCGTGCGCCTGGAACAGCGCTGGCGCGCCTCGAACCCTGGGGAGCCGCTCTCCAGTGCCTGGTGA
- a CDS encoding NAD(P)/FAD-dependent oxidoreductase — MTHRILILGAGYSGALTAGMLARRLRAADARITLVNAASHFVERVRLHQLAVGQSVPERSLREMFAKTAVDVVIDRVTSLDVDSQQVTLAGGDVLGYDSLVVGLGSSQSPPAAEISGGTVRTVADREEALRLRDELRGLGPGRSVVVVGGGLTGLETATEIAESRPDLDVSLLDGGRVGADLSPRGARHVRRALERLGITVQEQVRAQQVTPGSVLTDTGAGLPADLVIWTTGYVTNPLAQASALETHEDGRIVVDRAMRSVSHPGVYAVGDAARAIGHGDKPLRMSCASGTAMGWQAAEAVLADLRGKPAPKFPLAYVTRCISLGRRDGLIQVVRPDDTPLDVVLTGRLGAWDKEMVCRGAAWGAANPTLGLPVPARALAIAA; from the coding sequence ATGACGCACCGCATCCTCATCCTCGGCGCCGGCTACTCCGGTGCTCTCACCGCCGGCATGCTCGCCCGCCGGCTCCGCGCCGCGGACGCGCGGATCACCCTCGTCAATGCCGCCTCGCACTTCGTCGAGCGGGTGCGCCTGCACCAACTCGCCGTGGGCCAGTCGGTGCCCGAGCGCTCGCTGCGGGAGATGTTCGCGAAGACCGCCGTGGACGTGGTCATCGATCGTGTGACCTCCCTCGACGTCGATTCCCAGCAGGTGACCCTCGCCGGGGGCGACGTGCTCGGGTACGACTCCCTGGTGGTGGGGCTCGGCAGCAGCCAGTCGCCGCCGGCCGCCGAGATCTCCGGCGGCACGGTCCGCACCGTCGCCGACCGCGAGGAGGCCCTGCGCCTGCGGGACGAGCTGCGCGGGCTCGGCCCCGGGAGATCCGTCGTCGTCGTCGGCGGTGGCCTGACCGGGCTCGAGACCGCCACCGAGATCGCGGAATCCCGGCCCGACCTCGACGTGTCCCTCCTGGACGGAGGACGGGTCGGCGCCGATCTCTCCCCGCGCGGGGCTCGGCACGTGCGACGTGCGCTCGAACGTCTCGGGATCACCGTCCAGGAGCAGGTGCGGGCGCAGCAGGTCACGCCTGGATCCGTGCTCACCGATACCGGAGCTGGCCTCCCCGCGGACCTCGTGATCTGGACGACCGGCTACGTGACCAACCCGCTCGCTCAGGCGAGCGCGCTGGAGACCCACGAGGACGGACGCATCGTCGTCGACCGTGCCATGCGCTCGGTGTCCCATCCGGGCGTCTACGCGGTCGGGGACGCTGCCCGGGCGATCGGTCACGGGGACAAGCCGCTGCGGATGTCCTGTGCCTCCGGCACGGCGATGGGATGGCAGGCGGCCGAGGCCGTGCTGGCGGATCTGCGGGGGAAGCCCGCGCCGAAGTTCCCGCTCGCCTATGTCACCCGGTGCATCAGTCTGGGCCGGCGCGACGGGCTGATCCAGGTGGTCCGTCCCGACGACACTCCGCTGGACGTGGTGCTCACGGGTCGCCTCGGCGCCTGGGACAAAGAGATGGTCTGCCGAGGTGCCGCGTGGGGCGCCGCGAACCCGACGCTCGGCCTCCCGGTGCCCGCCCGCGCCCTGGCGATCGCGGCATGA
- a CDS encoding ArsR/SmtB family transcription factor — protein sequence MPTAYTALSLPPLRRDLLDALRPGPSTVGDLAEATDLPQAVVSKQLRVLREVGFVQVSAEAQRRWYSLRPEAFAEVADWLEPYRWLWEDRLDRLGDRLETMQDEEQT from the coding sequence GTGCCCACCGCCTACACCGCGCTCTCGCTGCCCCCCCTGCGACGTGATCTCCTCGATGCTCTCCGCCCGGGACCCTCGACCGTGGGGGACCTGGCGGAGGCGACCGACTTGCCCCAGGCCGTCGTCTCCAAGCAGCTACGGGTGCTGCGGGAGGTCGGATTCGTGCAGGTCAGCGCGGAGGCCCAGCGTCGCTGGTACTCACTGCGTCCCGAGGCGTTCGCCGAGGTCGCGGACTGGCTGGAGCCGTATCGCTGGTTGTGGGAGGACCGGCTCGACCGACTCGGCGACCGGCTCGAGACGATGCAGGACGAGGAGCAGACATGA
- a CDS encoding SRPBCC family protein, whose protein sequence is MTTPDPTLTQDGGRGAVVVERHFPHPVERVWQAVTQPEHLAHWFPGSPEFELHAGGSVRFPDFAGRPAESGTVLECEIPHRLRFSWDTDELLLELSGDADGTRLVLTHAFDDIAGAASFATGWEACLVGLTAVIAQEDVPDPGPRRERHEELARRFRLGRPTVTTAAEGWSARFERQLVCSAGTAWELFLGGAAEPDIVHPVPAIGEQLRAPQAPEVVLGTVTEVQAPTLLAFDTGPGEPGDHVRLELVEGTGHGARLLLTVRGADPAQKEAALEQWGLGAVDAIAEAALEASVGA, encoded by the coding sequence ATGACCACCCCTGATCCCACGCTCACCCAGGACGGCGGACGTGGTGCCGTCGTCGTCGAACGCCACTTCCCCCACCCCGTCGAGCGCGTGTGGCAGGCCGTCACACAGCCCGAGCATCTCGCCCACTGGTTCCCGGGATCCCCGGAGTTCGAGCTCCACGCGGGAGGCTCGGTGCGCTTCCCCGACTTCGCCGGCAGGCCCGCGGAATCCGGCACCGTCCTCGAGTGCGAGATCCCGCATCGGCTCCGCTTCAGCTGGGACACCGACGAACTGCTGCTCGAGCTGTCCGGGGACGCCGACGGGACGCGCCTCGTGCTCACACACGCCTTCGACGACATTGCCGGGGCGGCGAGCTTCGCCACGGGATGGGAAGCCTGCCTCGTCGGCCTCACCGCGGTGATCGCACAGGAGGACGTCCCCGATCCCGGCCCCCGCCGGGAGCGGCACGAGGAGCTGGCCCGCCGCTTCCGACTCGGCCGGCCTACGGTGACCACCGCTGCCGAGGGCTGGTCCGCCCGTTTCGAGCGTCAGCTCGTCTGCTCTGCGGGGACCGCGTGGGAGCTGTTCCTGGGCGGCGCGGCGGAGCCCGACATCGTCCACCCCGTGCCGGCCATCGGTGAACAGCTCCGCGCCCCGCAGGCGCCCGAGGTCGTGCTCGGCACCGTCACCGAGGTGCAGGCGCCGACGCTGCTCGCCTTCGACACCGGCCCCGGAGAACCCGGCGACCACGTGCGCCTGGAGCTGGTCGAGGGGACCGGGCACGGCGCCCGTCTTCTGCTGACGGTGCGCGGGGCCGACCCGGCCCAGAAGGAGGCCGCACTGGAGCAGTGGGGACTCGGCGCCGTGGACGCCATCGCCGAGGCAGCGCTCGAGGCGAGCGTAGGGGCGTAG
- a CDS encoding HNH endonuclease signature motif containing protein yields MTGPAQRILAKADTAPGSDQAERVLALHETMRERGLLYARQQELLVAFFTHDPATDGLIDEADISAMKIATGLRVTTNQAERLLRDAHRSVDLLPATFQALTTGVMPEGFHHYLLRHIRSLTDQQVRAIDEHVAGWDLASISRHKFETHLKTLIVRITARTLPSPPRTQRRVDLEIADPTCGLATLSVTGPIPEIKTLAHRLDISARTVQKAQRAALQDDDHAEIPFDLDQTVRDHGRPLSLKALHYAILTHTLLDTDPVPDTTKAYRMLVTVPAMTLLGLENAPGLIDGLTPIPADQARALAAGEVTWQRILTDPTTGAYLPVTAGTYTPSAQMRLQLRLRHPVCAAPGCTRPTVLAAEDDHIEEFNHHDPTTGGPTDLANLHRLCWLHHKIKTAGHIDPQRPDTEATPGAETTAEAAAGSSENNPDPATGTPPPPTGTATPAVVEPTVTWWSIDGDIHATTRENVDLLTPHLAQALDAAWSTHQHAHDDALRLRETEAARPKRDRVLEQRHREHQRFTHRNRPSQHPRDDAPPPRHNYDQPPPF; encoded by the coding sequence TTGACAGGCCCTGCGCAGCGGATCCTCGCCAAAGCCGACACCGCCCCTGGTAGTGACCAGGCCGAGCGGGTCCTCGCGTTGCACGAGACGATGCGTGAACGAGGTCTGCTCTACGCTCGCCAGCAGGAACTGTTGGTCGCGTTTTTCACCCACGACCCCGCGACCGACGGGTTGATCGACGAGGCCGACATCTCCGCGATGAAGATCGCCACCGGACTGCGGGTGACGACGAACCAGGCCGAACGCCTCCTGCGCGATGCCCACCGGTCCGTCGACCTCCTCCCGGCCACGTTCCAGGCCCTCACGACCGGGGTGATGCCCGAAGGATTCCACCACTACCTCCTGCGCCACATCCGCTCCCTGACCGATCAACAGGTCCGGGCTATCGATGAGCACGTCGCCGGATGGGACCTCGCCTCGATCTCCCGCCACAAATTCGAAACCCACCTCAAAACCCTGATCGTCCGCATCACCGCCAGGACCCTGCCCTCCCCACCGCGGACGCAGCGACGAGTGGATCTAGAGATCGCCGACCCCACCTGCGGGCTGGCCACCCTCTCAGTCACCGGGCCCATCCCCGAGATCAAAACCCTCGCCCACCGCCTGGATATCTCCGCCCGCACCGTGCAGAAAGCCCAACGCGCCGCCCTCCAGGACGACGATCACGCCGAGATCCCCTTCGACCTCGATCAGACCGTCCGCGACCACGGCCGCCCCCTGTCGCTGAAAGCCCTGCACTACGCGATCCTCACCCACACCCTCCTGGACACCGACCCCGTCCCCGACACCACCAAGGCGTACCGGATGCTGGTGACCGTCCCGGCCATGACCCTCCTCGGACTCGAAAACGCACCCGGCCTGATCGACGGCCTCACCCCGATCCCCGCCGACCAAGCCAGAGCCCTCGCGGCCGGGGAGGTGACGTGGCAGCGGATCCTGACCGACCCCACCACCGGTGCCTACCTCCCCGTGACCGCCGGCACCTACACCCCCTCCGCGCAGATGCGGCTCCAACTCCGCCTGCGCCACCCCGTCTGTGCCGCACCCGGCTGCACCCGCCCCACCGTCCTGGCCGCAGAGGACGACCACATCGAAGAGTTCAACCACCACGACCCCACCACCGGCGGCCCGACCGACCTGGCGAACCTGCACCGACTGTGCTGGCTACACCACAAAATCAAAACCGCCGGCCACATCGACCCCCAACGCCCCGACACCGAAGCCACCCCCGGGGCAGAGACCACGGCCGAGGCCGCGGCCGGCTCGTCGGAGAACAACCCCGACCCCGCTACCGGAACCCCGCCCCCACCGACCGGCACCGCTACCCCGGCGGTGGTCGAACCGACCGTGACCTGGTGGAGCATCGATGGTGACATCCACGCCACCACCCGAGAGAACGTCGACCTGCTGACCCCGCACCTCGCCCAAGCCCTCGACGCGGCCTGGAGCACCCACCAACACGCCCACGACGACGCCCTCCGCCTCCGCGAGACCGAAGCAGCCCGCCCGAAACGCGACCGCGTCCTCGAACAACGCCACCGCGAACACCAACGATTCACCCACCGCAACCGCCCTAGCCAGCACCCCCGCGACGACGCCCCACCACCCCGGCACAACTACGACCAACCCCCACCGTTCTGA